The Magnolia sinica isolate HGM2019 chromosome 10, MsV1, whole genome shotgun sequence genome includes a window with the following:
- the LOC131216884 gene encoding hydroxyproline O-arabinosyltransferase 1: protein MGCESLFYTLFITLSVAAITYNIIISANAPLKQGFPGPGGTTNPSSPRIFSLDPIIKMPLDRSTPAASKKRLFHTAVTSSDSVYNTWQCRIMYYWFKKFKDGPGSEMGGFTRILHSGKPDKYMDEIPTFVADPLPPGMDQGYIVLNRPWAFVQWLQKADIKEEYVLMAEPDHIIVKPIPNLSKDGLGAAFPFFYIEPKKYESTLRKFFPDDKGPITNIDPIGNSPVIVKKASLKKIAPTWMNISLAMKKDPEADKAFGWVLEMYAYAVASALHDVGNILYRDFMIQPPWDQEVGKKFIIHYTYGCDYDMKGKLTYGKIGEWRFDKRSYERAPPPKNLPLPPAGVPESVVTLVKMVNEATANIPDWEA from the exons atggggtGTGAGAGCCTTTTCTACACGCTCTTCATCACCCTCTCCGTTGCAGCAATCACATACAACATCATCATCTCCGCCAATGCCCCACTCAAACAGGGCTTCCCTGGCCCAGGTGGAACCACCAACCCTTCCTCTCCTCGCATTTTCTCCCTTGATCCCATCATCAAGATGCCCCTCGATCGATCGACCCCGGCCGCCTCCAAGAAGCGACTCTTCCACACTGCCGTCACTTCATCAGATTCTGTCTACAACACCTGGCAGTGTAGGATCATGTACTACTGGTTCAAGAAGTTCAAGGATGGGCCCGGTTCGGAGATGGGCGGCTTTACGAGGATCTTGCACTCAGGAAAACCTGATAAGTATATGGATGAGATCCCAACGTTTGTTGCTGATCCTCTGCCACCTGGGATGGATCAG GGGTATATAGTCCTCAATAGACCTTGGGCATTCGTCCAGTGGCTTCAGAAGGCTGACATCAAAGAAGA ATATGTACTGATGGCAGAACCAGATCATATTATCGTCAAGCCCATACCAAACTTATCAAAAGATGGGCTTGGAGCTGCATTCCCTTTTTTCTACATTGAGCCCAAAAAGTATGAGTCTACTCTCCGAAAGTTCTTCCCTGATGACAAGGGGCCGATTACCAATATTGATCCCATAGGGAATTCTCCTGTCATCGTCAAGAAG GCATCTCTTAAGAAGATTGCTCCTACATGGATGAACATTTCTTTGGCAATGAAGAAAGATCCAGAAGCAGATAAGGCATTTGGCTGGGTTCTTGAAAT GTATGCTTATGCCGTAGCATCTGCTCTGCATGATGTGGGTAACATCTTGTACAGGGACTTCATGATTCAG CCTCCCTGGGATCAAGAAGTCGGCAAGAAGTTCATAATTCATTATACCTATGGATGTGACTATGACATGAAG GGAAAGTTAACTTACGGAAAGATTGGAGAATGGAGATTCGACAAAAGATCATATGAGCGTGCACCACCTCCAAAGAACCTTCCATTGCCACCAGCTGGAGTCCCAGAGAGTGTG